In a single window of the Magnolia sinica isolate HGM2019 chromosome 7, MsV1, whole genome shotgun sequence genome:
- the LOC131251579 gene encoding uncharacterized protein LOC131251579 produces the protein MLKHGMLHTNICPRPIFNVQSSKKTPLSMPMNISSDLKNSKIQIQRSTSCRARRRVRYEDIDEDEDEDYGHNVEIAVLESYSESAKDEVLLVRAWVDDHEEEVLIFKGFSSCLSDKTSADPSKSVLPARAVITSIDRIRGPFDPSNIEYLEKGLTWEAFKSRLC, from the exons ATGTTGAAGCATGGAATGTTGCACACAAACATATGTCCACGTCCAATTTTCAATGTTCAATCTAGCAAGAAAACTCCTCTTTCCATGCCTATGAACATTTCTTCAgatcttaaaaattcaaaaattcaaatcCAACGTTCGACATCTTGCCGGGCCAGACGGAGAGTGAGATATGAAGACATTGACGAAGACGAAGACGAAGACTATGGGCACAACGTAGAGATTGCCGTGCTAGAATCATATAGCGAATCTGCGAAGGATGAGGTCCTTCTGGTTCGAGCCTGGGTAGATGACCATGAAGAAGAAGTGCTTATCTTTAAG GGATTTTCATCTTGCTTGAGTGATAAGACTTCAGCTGACCCATCAAAGAGTGTCCTTCCAGCAAGAGCAGTCATCACATCCATTGATCGGATTAGAGGGCCTTTTGACCCCTCCAACATCGAGTACTTAGAGAAGGGCTTGACGTGGGAAGCTTTCAAGAGCCGTCTTTGCTga